From Qipengyuania sp. HL-TH1:
TCTCGTTCGGCGCGGTGCAGGTTTCGTTCTGGAGAGAGCATGACGCCGTGCCGATCGTGGCCTGACACTGCGCTTCGTCGACAGCCTCGCTGACGATCCGTACTGAATTGCGTTCGACGCCGCCCGGAATACTGAGCTGGGAAGGACAGCTGTAGGTTTCACGGTAGACGGGATCGCCTGGCTCGGTGCACCACCGCCCATCCCTGCCGCCCCACTGAAGGCAGGTTTCACCGATACGCTCCCGATCGATGAGACGGCAGCTTCCCGCATCGAGATCAGGCTGGATAATGTCGCAGTACGGCCCGCTAGTCTGGTATTTGATAAAGCCGGTCGAGCATTGATACTCCCAATACCGTGTGCCTTGGGTCTGGACCACGAGAGGCGCCCTGCAGGTCCTCGCTTCGTCGAACGGCTGCGAACCCTGGTTGCAGCTTTCGAGATAGGTTGTGGAGCCCCCTCCCCCAGGCGGTAGCGGGTTACACGAACCGGTGGACCCGCCAAGAGCGCCGCCGGGCCCGAGGTAGGTGTCCGGATCCGCCTCGATCGCCGATGCCGCCGAAAGGTCGATCGTCGCCGGATCAACCACCTTGCGGTAGGGATCGACCACGACCTGATAGTCCTGTTGATAGCGCTGCGCCTCCCCCGCCGTCGTCAGCCCAACCGCATCGTCGGCATAATCCAGCGATGGAAAGCTCGTCCCGCCAAATGTCGGCACATCAGCTTCGGCGCCGTTGGCAAGGATCGAACCGTTGGTCGCGTCGCGTACACCTTCACCGAGCGCCTCGCCCTCTGCCCGCGCATCGGAAGAGGTCATCTGCGCGTGCGCAAGCTGACCCGTCGCCACGAGCGCGGCACATGCAAGGGCGAGTCCGCGCAGATTCACCGCGCCGACCGGTAGTTGGCAAGCGCGACGCGCGAGACAGGGGCACCCGGGCCATTGGCATTCGAAAAGGTCTCGAGGACATAACCGACGCTGACATTGCCCGCGATCCGATCATGCGGAGGCGGGGCAGTCACGCAATCGAGCTGGTCGCAAGGCTCGAAATCGCTGGAGAGCGCGACGTAGGTCGGCACCCGGTCGACGCGGAACGAGCGGAACAGTCGCGGATCGATAGCGACGTTGCTCGCACCCGCCTGATCGACGACGTTGCGAATGCCGGTGATGAACGCCTGGGGGTTTCCGGCCGAGAAACCACGGAACACCACCACGCCGCCCGCCTTCGTCGTATCCTCGATCATCTTCGCCAGCGCCTCTTCCGGCATCGAAAGGCTTGCGAACGCGATGAACAGGGGCGCGCCTTCCGGATTGGCCATGCCCGCCTTGGCGCCGGCGACCATTTCGTCGAAGTCGAACGGGCCGTCCCCGCCAGCGATATCGGACACGTCGAGCCCTTCGATCGACGCATATCCGTCCTGCACGACCGTCTGAGCTTCTTCCTGGTGCTTCTCGCCGTTCGCGGTGACGTAATCGAACAGGGCCTGGGCATCCTCCTGGAACTCCCCGGCGCGTGCCTCGATGGCCTGCGGATCGAAGCCATCGGTGGTCTGGGCGAAGACGGCCGTGACGCAGCCCAAGAGGCTGAAACCGGCGAGGGAGAAGGCGATCTTGCGGTTCACGGGCGGTCCTTCCGACTACAGCACGCAGCAATTGCGCTTGCGCCAAAGGAGGAACCCCACGTCCTCTCCCTTGACCGGGTAAACCTGGCCGGACTTCGGCAGGATGGTGGTGGCGCCGATCGGAGAGCAGCTCTCGCGTCCGCTGACCATGGGGGTGGGATTGACCTGCTGAAGGCGATATTGGCTCTTCTTCAGAATCGGCATGATGTACTTCGAGCAGAGCGCTTTCGAACCGCTGGTTCCCCACGCGAGACCTTGGCGATGCATCTTGTAGATCATGCGCTCGGCCGCGAGCCTAGCCGACTGCTTGATGCCGACGTTCGCTCCGATATTGCCGTTCATAGGGTACATCGGCCCTTGGCAACCCGAGCACCAGAATAGCTCATCCAAGGGCAGCTTGGCGCTGGATGCGATGCAGTCGGCCGAGCAGGCGGCTTGAGCGATCGGCGAGGTGAACAGCGCAGCTTCGGGATTGAGCAGGGTCGTGAGCTCATCATCCTGCCACAGCGGATCGATCTCGCTCATGTATGCGACGTCGAACGAGCTGGCTTCCAGGCACAGGAAGTCAGTTACGACTTCGAGCCAATAGAGCAGCGGATAGATGTAGTAGTGAACGTGATACTTCGCGGTGTTCTGCGACTGGCCGCCTATCTGGGAGGAGTTGGACGCGTAACCGTTTCCGATAGAGAACCCCGGGTCGAGCTTGATGCCGCCGAGATTGGGAAAGCACCACGGCTTGGTCGAGACATCGACAAGGCGAACCGGCTCCCAGAAGCCCATTGCCAGCCCCACGCGGGGGACAGGGGTTCCGCAAGCGCAGATCGGGAGATCAGGGTTCTTGGTATCCGCGCGGGACGATGGCCAGATCTTCAGCGATCCGAGCGAGAGGGGAAACATGCAGCCCCAGCACACATCCGTGATGGGATTGACGAACGATCCGGAACACCGCCCCGGCCCGGAAGGCAACCCTTGCGCGGACGCCGGCACGGCAAGCGCGAAGGCGGCGAGGGTGGTGATCGCGGCAAGCCACCTACGCCACATCGTCCGTCTCCCGGAACAGCCAGGCGTCGTCGGCGGCATTCTTCAGCTTGGCCCACGCCCAGCCCTGGACAACGGTGAAGGTGAACGCCGCGACCAGAATGGGGAGAGCGGCGGTGCCGAGCAGCTGGCGGAGCTGGCCAAAGAAGAGCAGCGCAATCGCGACCACGACGCAGGACGCAATGACGCGCACCCGGGCGGAGCGCAGCTCCCTCGTTTCGGGAGCAGCAAGAGGAACCGGGATAAGATCGCGCCAGGAGTTCACGATTGCCTCCGCGGAAGAGCGGTCTCGGTGACGACCAGGACATCTCCCTTCGCCTCGACGAGAGCGGGGGTGTGCCGGATACCGAAATGGCTGGTGAGCTTGCCTTCCTGATCGAAGTAGAAGCGTCGCTGGTGGGTCTTCATGGACTCGAACGGAGATCCATCGACGAAGATAATCTTCGCCCGCTCGTCCGATCCGTGCCTGAGCGCCCACTCGATCTCGGCGGGATTGTCGCCATCGACGAAGACCAGCTTCTTCGACAGACCCGAGGTAGCAAGCGGATTGACCCTCTGGCCGCGCGCCGCGATCAGGTTGCCCTGATGGTCGCGGATGTCGTTTTCGACCACGATGGCGGGATCGAATTCCCACGATCGCGTCTGTTCCGCACGGGACATGCCCGAGACGGGAACCGGGCGCATGACGCGGTCCTTCACCTTCGCGGCGAATTGCTGGTTCATCTCTTCGAGCTTGCCGGTCTCTCGCGCATGATCGAGCCGCGCTTTGATGACGGATAGCAAGTCGGGTTCGATGACTGGCCAGGTCTGCCCCATCTGACCGTGATCCTGCGCCTGCGCGGTCAGCATCGAGGGCGCTGATACGGCAGCGCCAACGGCAATGCAGGAGACGATGGCGAGACGGTACCTCACAGGATCGCCACTCCGGTTCCAACGAGGCGGTCGCGGCATACGAAGCCGATATGCGAATACCGGCTGTCGAAACCGTCCTTGTGGTGGGTGGCCGCGAACACGCAACCGTCGGGCACGACCCCCAAGGGCCCTTCGGTGAGGGCGTCGCCCTTCTTCGTGAGCGGTTTGGTAGAGACGATCCGTTCGCCGTTGACCAGCACGTCGCGGCCTTCCCGCGTCACGACATCGCCAGGGAGGCCAAAAGCGATCTTGGCAAATGCTCCGGGTTCTTCGCCGAAATACTTCTGCGTGACCGGATCGTGGCCCGGGTGGAAGATCACGTAGTCGCCGCGATCGGGAAACCGGCCACTCTCGACCAGAAAGGCCCAGTTCGGAAGTGAATCCGTCGCGTTAATCATGAAGGCGTGGCTTTCGCTCCAGTGCTGCAGCGACGTAACCGCGGTGCCGACGCCGAACAGGGCTGCGATCGCGAGGAGCTTGCTCTTGGTCGACAGGCGCCTGGTTTCAGTTCTGGACACCGCCCTGCCCTCCCCCGTTGGCAGCCATGAACGCCTGCATCTCCTGTTCGACACGCGCGCCCTGGCTCTGCTGAACATCGAGCGAGGCCTGTGCGATCTGCGGGCGCGGCACCTTCGCGTAGACGGCCGTCTTGACGCTCTGCGTGACGTCCGGCACCTCGCCGCCGATCACCGCCTCGTGGACGAGAACCACCTTCCCGCTTTTCGAAAGCCCGGCGACCGTTTGGTCCAGCGCGGCCATGAACACCGCCGTCTCCTGAGCTGCCGTCTGTTCATCGGAACTCGAGCGAGCCTGCGCCTGGAGATATTCGCCGATGATGCCCTGCAGCTGGAGCTGCACGAACTCCTGCCGCCCTCCATCCTGCAAAACGAGGTTCTTAGTGACCCAGGCTCCCCACATGAAAATGGCGAGGGCAGCGGCGAGCAGGATGATCTCTCGCGGCGAGAGACCGGCGAAACCACGCTTCGCGACGGCCGCCTTCGGCTTGCGCGCCGAATCATCAGGCGCGCGGAAGGACTGGGTTTCGAACAGATCAGTCATTGTCACCTCCAGCGACGTCGAATGCCGAGCGAAGGCTCGCGCGGCGGAAGAAAGCGATGAGAACGAAGGCGCCGCCGAGAACCGTGAAGACGATCGTCTGGAACTGCGCCTGCCGCGCCGCGTCGGCCGCGAGGAACCGCGCCGCGAGATTGTCGAGCTGCAACATGGTTCCTGACAGGGTGAAGCTGCCAAGGAGAATGAAGAACAGCGTCGCGACGCCCAGGGTCGCAAGCACGGTCGTGGCGATCCAACCTGTCAGCCGGAGGGCAACGACCATTGCGTCCTGACCTCGTTCGACCGGCGCGCGGGTCAGCGCCCGGTGTGCGAGAAGTTGAGCGTTCATTCCGCCGCCTCCAGCATCTGATGGGTTTCGGGAAAGGCCACCGCCTCGATGGCATCGTGCATGGGGAAGCCCCGGTGGACGTAGTCCTCGATGTCGGCAAAGACGTCCGGGCTCGAAGAGTAGAGAGTGGCCGAGTAGCGATCGAGGACGAGCCGCCCGATGCTTTCCGTGTCCGGCCCGCGGATGAAGACATCCGAATAGTCCACTCCGTTGCGCTTGAGCGATCGAAGGAGTGCCTCGGTCATGTTGTCCATCTCGAAGCGATCCGAATTGCGGAAGTCCGAGATCGTCTCGCCCTTCTGCTGGAGGATCAGGAACCAGTCCGAGTTTTCGAGCGCGGCGCGCGAACCTTCGGACTTGTAGTAATCGTGGATGGATTGCGTGGCGGTGATGAGCGAGCCGCCATACTTGCGGCAGGTGCGCGAATAGGTCTCAACGAAGTCGGCCATCGCCCCGCCCTTCAGCATCTGCCAAGCCTCGTCGATGATGAGCGGCTTGGGGATCGCACGGTCCATCCTGCGCATCACCTGCGAAGCGATGAACATGACCGATGTCAGGACCACGCCGCGCAGCTCCTCGCGTGTCGCGAGATCGGAAAGCTCGAAGACCGTGAGGTCGGCCGAAAGATCGAGATTGGCATCGCCGAGGAAGAACCGCCCGAAGGTGCCGGTCGATGCGAACGGCAGGAGCGAGGTCGCCAGATCGTAGGCGAACGGGTGCTCGGGCTGCTTGAGTGCCTCGATAATGTGATCGACCGTTCCGTCGCGACCCTGTGCCTCCCACACGGCATTCACCGCCTGGTCGATGAGGCCGCGCTCGGTATCGTTAAGCCGCGTCTCGTTGCGCGCCATCTGCGAGATAATTGACTTCAGCATCGCGAGGCAGTCGACCAGATAGTCGTCGTCGCCTTCGGCCAGCTCCTCGTCGATCATCCGGAACGGGTTGATCGAGATACCGGACGAGAGCTTGAACTCGGTGAAGGTGCCGCCAAGCGCCTTCGCCATGTGCTCGAAGCTGCGACCATCGTCGATGACGATCGTCTTGGCGCCGACGCCAGCGAAACTGGCGGTGAGGTCCTGCAAAAGCACCGACTTGCCCGACCCCGACTTGCCGGCGATCGCGACGTTGTGGTTGCCGGCGCCGTTCTGGAACGGCGACCAGAACTGCGGTTGTCCGCGCCGCCCGACGAACAGGAGGTGCGGGATGTTCCCGCCGACATATTCACCCTGAATGGGAGCGATCGCCGCGACATTCGCGGAGCGCATCGTGCGCAGACGCTTCATCCGCTTGTAATCGGAATCCAAGCCGTCGGCGAGCATCAGCGGGAAGTGGGCCATGAAAGCGGGTAGCTGGATGTGGGTCTCGTCGATCAGATCCCATCCGCTCGCCTTGTAGAGCGCCTTGAGGGTCCGCTCGCACGGTTCTCCACGGCCCTTCGGAGCGAGGATCGAGACGGCATAATAGCAGGAGACCAGCTTCTCCCCCTGCTTCACACGGTCTTGGATGAACTGCCACTCGGCCGCCTCGGTACGAAGCTTCGGAACGAGCTTCACGCCCTTCCCTTCCGCAAGCGAGCTGGTGCGCGCGAACTTGTAGCCCGCCTTGCTTTCCGAGGACTCCTGGCCGGGGATGATCCCGCAGACCGTCTGGAGCACCGGGCATGGCAGGTTCAGCTTCGGATTGAAGATATCGCCGATGATCTTCTGAGTATCCCAGGGAGCCCAGCGGTCGGGGAAGTTGCGCACCGCCATCGTCCGAATATCGAAACGCTCCGGAACGAAGTCCTTCATCTCAGGCACGCCCTCGACGGAGGTGCCGGTCGGGCGCAGCGACTGCGCATGGAGGATAAGTCGATCCTTCTCGACATGAGTGACGAGATCGCGCCGCACGCACTGCTCGTTGATCGGATCGAAGCGGTTGTAGCCAGGCACTTCGTCGCCGGCACCGGTGGACGGCGCCAATATCTCATCGAAGAAACGGATCAGGTCGGTCGGCTCGAACTGCCTGATCGGCACGTCGATCGATTCCAGCGCGGAAATTATGCCGTCACGCATCGTCACCAGATCGTCGGTGGAGAGGCCGGATCCTTGGCTGATGCCGACCGACATGACGACGCGGTAATTGCGGACGAAGAACGGACCGTCGCTCGCGAGGGTCGACCATGCGCCGTTGCGCAGCTTGTCGAGACGGTGCTTGGCGAGCGTCTGGAAGACGCCCGAAGCTTTGAAGCGCGGCAGAGCCCAGTCCTGCAGCTTCTCTGCGACGCGCGGAGAGGAATAGTTCGTCACGCTGAACTTGGTTCCGGGCAGGAGAATGTCCGAGAACAGCGAGCTGATGATGTCGTTCACCCGGTCGTTCGCACCGACGAGGGGCGCGAGCTCGAGAATGAAGCCTTTCGACCGCACCTGATGGAAAATGCGCTTGCCTTCGTCGTAGGAACGATAGCCGAGGTAATGCGCGAGCATGGGAACCTGCGGTGGGGCAGACTTGTGCTCAGGCTTGCGGCTGTCGCCGACTACC
This genomic window contains:
- the traW gene encoding type-F conjugative transfer system protein TraW; protein product: MRYRLAIVSCIAVGAAVSAPSMLTAQAQDHGQMGQTWPVIEPDLLSVIKARLDHARETGKLEEMNQQFAAKVKDRVMRPVPVSGMSRAEQTRSWEFDPAIVVENDIRDHQGNLIAARGQRVNPLATSGLSKKLVFVDGDNPAEIEWALRHGSDERAKIIFVDGSPFESMKTHQRRFYFDQEGKLTSHFGIRHTPALVEAKGDVLVVTETALPRRQS
- a CDS encoding S26 family signal peptidase, producing the protein MSRTETRRLSTKSKLLAIAALFGVGTAVTSLQHWSESHAFMINATDSLPNWAFLVESGRFPDRGDYVIFHPGHDPVTQKYFGEEPGAFAKIAFGLPGDVVTREGRDVLVNGERIVSTKPLTKKGDALTEGPLGVVPDGCVFAATHHKDGFDSRYSHIGFVCRDRLVGTGVAIL
- the traU gene encoding conjugal transfer pilus assembly protein TraU: MWRRWLAAITTLAAFALAVPASAQGLPSGPGRCSGSFVNPITDVCWGCMFPLSLGSLKIWPSSRADTKNPDLPICACGTPVPRVGLAMGFWEPVRLVDVSTKPWCFPNLGGIKLDPGFSIGNGYASNSSQIGGQSQNTAKYHVHYYIYPLLYWLEVVTDFLCLEASSFDVAYMSEIDPLWQDDELTTLLNPEAALFTSPIAQAACSADCIASSAKLPLDELFWCSGCQGPMYPMNGNIGANVGIKQSARLAAERMIYKMHRQGLAWGTSGSKALCSKYIMPILKKSQYRLQQVNPTPMVSGRESCSPIGATTILPKSGQVYPVKGEDVGFLLWRKRNCCVL
- the traC gene encoding type IV secretion system protein TraC; this encodes MKAFSNIVDLVVGDSRKPEHKSAPPQVPMLAHYLGYRSYDEGKRIFHQVRSKGFILELAPLVGANDRVNDIISSLFSDILLPGTKFSVTNYSSPRVAEKLQDWALPRFKASGVFQTLAKHRLDKLRNGAWSTLASDGPFFVRNYRVVMSVGISQGSGLSTDDLVTMRDGIISALESIDVPIRQFEPTDLIRFFDEILAPSTGAGDEVPGYNRFDPINEQCVRRDLVTHVEKDRLILHAQSLRPTGTSVEGVPEMKDFVPERFDIRTMAVRNFPDRWAPWDTQKIIGDIFNPKLNLPCPVLQTVCGIIPGQESSESKAGYKFARTSSLAEGKGVKLVPKLRTEAAEWQFIQDRVKQGEKLVSCYYAVSILAPKGRGEPCERTLKALYKASGWDLIDETHIQLPAFMAHFPLMLADGLDSDYKRMKRLRTMRSANVAAIAPIQGEYVGGNIPHLLFVGRRGQPQFWSPFQNGAGNHNVAIAGKSGSGKSVLLQDLTASFAGVGAKTIVIDDGRSFEHMAKALGGTFTEFKLSSGISINPFRMIDEELAEGDDDYLVDCLAMLKSIISQMARNETRLNDTERGLIDQAVNAVWEAQGRDGTVDHIIEALKQPEHPFAYDLATSLLPFASTGTFGRFFLGDANLDLSADLTVFELSDLATREELRGVVLTSVMFIASQVMRRMDRAIPKPLIIDEAWQMLKGGAMADFVETYSRTCRKYGGSLITATQSIHDYYKSEGSRAALENSDWFLILQQKGETISDFRNSDRFEMDNMTEALLRSLKRNGVDYSDVFIRGPDTESIGRLVLDRYSATLYSSSPDVFADIEDYVHRGFPMHDAIEAVAFPETHQMLEAAE
- a CDS encoding TrbI F-type domain-containing protein, whose product is MTDLFETQSFRAPDDSARKPKAAVAKRGFAGLSPREIILLAAALAIFMWGAWVTKNLVLQDGGRQEFVQLQLQGIIGEYLQAQARSSSDEQTAAQETAVFMAALDQTVAGLSKSGKVVLVHEAVIGGEVPDVTQSVKTAVYAKVPRPQIAQASLDVQQSQGARVEQEMQAFMAANGGGQGGVQN
- the trbC gene encoding type-F conjugative transfer system pilin assembly protein TrbC, translated to MNRKIAFSLAGFSLLGCVTAVFAQTTDGFDPQAIEARAGEFQEDAQALFDYVTANGEKHQEEAQTVVQDGYASIEGLDVSDIAGGDGPFDFDEMVAGAKAGMANPEGAPLFIAFASLSMPEEALAKMIEDTTKAGGVVVFRGFSAGNPQAFITGIRNVVDQAGASNVAIDPRLFRSFRVDRVPTYVALSSDFEPCDQLDCVTAPPPHDRIAGNVSVGYVLETFSNANGPGAPVSRVALANYRSAR